From Candidatus Manganitrophus morganii, the proteins below share one genomic window:
- a CDS encoding diguanylate cyclase yields the protein MRIVSLFILFLLSAGNARPSDLFFSPGRIVWLTLFVYLAASLAYRWTRAPVRTAAMKWEGAALSLLLVNAVVQQTGGVHSYFLTLYPVVLLVASFQFSFFRSMILVSGIFFLEGVSLSVAPPANPLSQWMVFFPLALIVIPLTVKWGLRAFYREREMLMKKLKNNKMEEAVPLPDMKQRPELARLSKEEEKDEAQMLAKRLEGHLEHLLGLILASRMQAHRAVFLSYDRERELLRVRAAQGRQAPLGIDLQRTIPLGEGILGWIAKERRAVAIADLPDQKEPLDYDDGSVIPHSLLAVPVLDQDLFEGLLCVDSLADHAFSSQDEEVLQRVAQEIVTVLTYYREQQRMSQRTRVYSALLEISKSLGSRLDLDHRLEITADSAKEIIDYDRCFIFLVEPGERRLTVKAVKGYDPAVVDYTFALTNGLLSIIVKNRQVLLFSQLPSQRAKHKIFPDGCKISVDCQSFLGLPLIIEDRAMGVVLFLSEKENAFTTYDRHVLSILCNHVAISIAEAQAHAQVERLAITDGLTGVYNHRRFQERLQEEFVRNARHPEPFSILMIDIDFFKKINDTFGHPAGDAVLKVIAKLLAKMVRKLDVVARYGGEEFVVLLLKTDSMQAWQMAERIRKAIESAPIDWQGQKIDVTVSIGVASQPADAAQREELISCADKALYSSKRAGRNRSTLFKDLTQDMYEVG from the coding sequence TTGAGGATCGTCTCACTCTTTATCCTCTTTCTTCTCTCCGCCGGAAATGCCCGGCCGAGCGATCTTTTTTTCTCCCCGGGGCGGATCGTCTGGTTGACTCTCTTCGTTTATCTCGCCGCTTCTCTCGCCTATCGGTGGACCCGGGCGCCGGTTCGGACCGCCGCGATGAAATGGGAGGGGGCGGCCCTCTCCCTGTTGTTGGTCAACGCCGTCGTTCAGCAGACCGGTGGCGTCCATTCCTACTTCCTCACCCTCTATCCCGTCGTCCTCCTGGTTGCCTCTTTCCAATTCAGCTTTTTTAGAAGTATGATCCTGGTCTCCGGCATCTTTTTTCTGGAGGGGGTGAGTTTATCGGTCGCCCCCCCGGCCAATCCCCTTTCCCAATGGATGGTCTTCTTTCCGCTTGCTTTGATCGTCATCCCGCTCACCGTAAAATGGGGGCTTCGTGCGTTCTACCGAGAGCGGGAGATGTTAATGAAGAAGCTGAAGAATAACAAGATGGAGGAGGCGGTGCCTCTTCCCGATATGAAGCAGCGGCCGGAATTGGCGCGTCTTTCGAAAGAAGAAGAAAAGGATGAGGCGCAGATGCTGGCGAAGCGGCTGGAGGGGCATCTGGAGCACCTTCTTGGCCTGATTCTGGCGAGCCGGATGCAGGCGCACCGCGCCGTTTTTCTTTCATACGATCGGGAGAGAGAGCTCCTCCGGGTCCGGGCGGCCCAGGGGCGACAAGCGCCGCTCGGCATCGATCTCCAAAGGACGATCCCCCTCGGCGAGGGAATTCTCGGCTGGATCGCGAAGGAGAGGAGAGCCGTTGCGATTGCCGATCTGCCGGATCAGAAGGAGCCGCTCGATTATGACGACGGATCGGTGATCCCGCATTCTCTTTTAGCCGTTCCGGTGCTCGATCAAGATCTTTTTGAAGGGCTTCTCTGTGTCGATAGCCTTGCCGACCATGCTTTCTCGAGCCAGGACGAGGAGGTGCTCCAGAGGGTGGCCCAGGAGATCGTGACGGTGCTGACTTATTACCGGGAGCAGCAGCGAATGAGCCAGCGGACGCGGGTCTACTCGGCCCTTCTGGAGATCAGCAAAAGTCTCGGCTCCCGGCTTGATCTCGATCATCGTCTGGAGATCACGGCCGATTCGGCGAAAGAGATCATCGATTACGACCGCTGCTTTATCTTCCTGGTCGAGCCGGGGGAGAGGCGGCTGACGGTGAAGGCGGTGAAGGGGTATGATCCGGCCGTCGTCGATTACACCTTCGCCCTCACGAACGGATTGCTCAGCATCATCGTGAAGAACCGCCAGGTGCTCCTCTTCTCTCAATTGCCTTCGCAGCGGGCGAAGCACAAGATTTTTCCCGACGGGTGTAAAATCAGCGTCGATTGCCAATCGTTCCTCGGGCTTCCGTTGATCATCGAAGACCGGGCGATGGGGGTGGTCCTCTTCCTCTCCGAGAAGGAGAACGCCTTCACCACCTATGATCGGCACGTTCTCTCGATTCTCTGCAATCATGTCGCGATCTCCATCGCCGAGGCGCAGGCCCACGCGCAGGTGGAGCGGTTGGCGATCACCGACGGCTTGACCGGCGTCTACAATCACCGCCGTTTCCAAGAGCGGCTCCAGGAGGAATTCGTCCGCAACGCGCGTCACCCCGAGCCCTTCTCGATTCTGATGATCGACATCGACTTTTTCAAAAAGATCAACGACACCTTCGGGCATCCGGCGGGGGACGCCGTCCTGAAGGTCATCGCCAAACTCCTGGCCAAAATGGTCCGGAAGCTCGACGTGGTCGCCCGCTACGGCGGCGAGGAGTTTGTGGTCCTGTTGCTGAAGACCGATTCGATGCAGGCGTGGCAAATGGCCGAGCGGATCCGCAAGGCGATCGAGTCGGCCCCGATCGATTGGCAGGGGCAGAAGATCGATGTCACCGTCAGCATCGGTGTTGCCTCTCAGCCGGCCGATGCCGCCCAGCGCGAAGAGCTCATCTCCTGCGCCGACAAGGCGCTCTATTCCTCAAAACGGGCGGGCCGAAACCGCTCGACCCTTTTCAAAGATCTGACCCAGGATATGTACGAGGTCGGCTAA
- a CDS encoding HEAT repeat domain-containing protein: protein MSNKKRHRVILWIVCGLSLLPLACSRSSEREIAQAEAAYQKKDFSRAVALSESVLQKEPASLPAHRLKVLASMAQGEIEGAFNEYDQVEKNHPDIAPALLKAISVEIINNALTHENYFVRSAAVKAIGEMGDRSQIPLIIPGLKDSAPFVRFFTVESLGQLGGPEALKLLLAMGKDPDGMVRVAVVKSLDDMAASKNGAPAGVDMNNILATLIDDTEPTVKLFALAALTRNGDEKAFSQIMEIVPKLEGPARSAGAAALGRTKRREAAPLLTKMLADPDATLRMYAAEAMGEIVAPESFAPLAKAITDADPAVRGAAATSLGKLGDPNAIPLLDKTVTDPDPIVRVSAAEGLQRLGKRAMPIYEAALAESDYAVRHFTVGSLRKVGGKEAMPLLKKALGDEAQRVRIAVVRALGEVGGREAIPILKESLKDPDSSVRTYAAGNVARLLIQTEERLVKKEGA, encoded by the coding sequence ATGAGCAATAAAAAAAGACACCGGGTCATCCTATGGATCGTCTGCGGACTCAGCCTGCTTCCGCTGGCCTGCAGCCGTTCTTCGGAACGGGAGATCGCCCAGGCGGAAGCGGCTTATCAAAAGAAAGACTTCAGCCGAGCGGTTGCCCTGAGCGAGTCGGTCCTCCAGAAAGAGCCGGCCTCCCTTCCGGCCCATCGTCTCAAGGTATTGGCCTCGATGGCCCAGGGGGAGATCGAGGGGGCCTTCAATGAATACGACCAGGTAGAGAAGAACCATCCCGACATCGCGCCGGCTCTTCTCAAAGCCATTTCCGTCGAGATCATCAACAACGCCCTGACGCACGAAAATTATTTCGTTCGGAGCGCCGCCGTGAAAGCGATCGGTGAGATGGGAGATCGGTCTCAAATTCCCCTGATCATTCCCGGGCTGAAAGACTCCGCGCCGTTCGTCCGATTCTTCACCGTCGAATCGCTCGGCCAGCTCGGCGGTCCGGAGGCGCTGAAGCTCCTCCTCGCCATGGGGAAAGATCCCGACGGGATGGTCCGGGTGGCGGTGGTGAAATCGCTCGACGATATGGCCGCGTCCAAAAACGGCGCCCCCGCCGGGGTCGATATGAACAACATCCTCGCCACGCTGATCGACGACACCGAGCCGACGGTGAAGCTCTTCGCCCTCGCCGCCCTGACCCGAAACGGCGACGAGAAGGCCTTCTCCCAGATCATGGAGATCGTCCCGAAATTGGAAGGCCCGGCGCGATCGGCCGGGGCCGCGGCATTGGGGAGAACCAAGCGGCGCGAGGCGGCCCCCCTTTTAACGAAGATGCTGGCCGATCCGGATGCCACCCTTCGGATGTATGCAGCCGAAGCGATGGGAGAGATTGTCGCCCCGGAGAGCTTTGCCCCGCTCGCCAAGGCGATCACCGACGCCGACCCGGCGGTTCGCGGCGCGGCGGCCACCTCGCTCGGAAAGCTCGGCGATCCGAATGCGATCCCTCTCTTGGATAAAACGGTCACCGATCCCGACCCGATCGTCCGGGTCTCCGCGGCGGAGGGGCTCCAGCGCCTCGGAAAGCGGGCGATGCCGATCTACGAAGCGGCCCTCGCCGAGAGCGACTACGCGGTCCGCCACTTTACCGTCGGCTCATTGCGGAAGGTCGGCGGTAAAGAAGCGATGCCGTTGTTGAAGAAAGCGCTCGGCGATGAAGCGCAGCGGGTCCGCATCGCCGTTGTCCGGGCCCTCGGCGAGGTCGGCGGACGGGAGGCGATCCCGATCTTGAAGGAGAGCCTGAAAGACCCTGACAGCTCGGTTCGGACCTACGCGGCGGGAAACGTCGCCCGGCTCCTCATCCAGACGGAGGAACGGCTCGTGAAGAAGGAGGGGGCGTAG